The following are encoded together in the Alphaproteobacteria bacterium genome:
- a CDS encoding YifB family Mg chelatase-like AAA ATPase, with protein MVARVRTVAFQGIDVVPIDVQVQIAPGMPAFSLVGLPDKAIGESRERVRASLAALGLALPPRRITINLSPADLAKEGSHYDLPIALALMTAIGVLPADALEGYVVLGELALDGAITRVAGVLPTAVHAAADGRGVICPAACGGEAAWGGFDHVDAANEDDEAAARRASRCGEVLAAPSLLALVNHLKGAQVLSPPSASLRGEEARYPDLADIKGQETAKRALEVAAAGGHNLLMIGPPGAGKSMLAARLPGLLPPLEPDEALEVSMIASLAGELGDGRLTRRRPFRDPHHSATLQALVGGGLRARPGEASLAHNGVLFLDELPEFARSALEALRQPMESGRISVARANAHVTFPARFQLVAAMNPCRCGDMDEPSRACGRAPRCGADYQGRISGPLYDRIDLVIEVPPVSPADLTLPPPAESSADVAARVAAARAIQRERLAGSARCNAEIDGEALAQVATPDADGRALLSTAVERLKLSARGYHRVLRVARTLADLDGCDAVRRLHVAEALSWRRPQPRAALAA; from the coding sequence ATGGTGGCGCGGGTGCGCACGGTGGCGTTCCAGGGCATCGACGTGGTGCCGATCGACGTGCAGGTGCAGATCGCCCCGGGCATGCCGGCCTTCTCGCTGGTCGGGTTGCCCGACAAGGCGATCGGCGAGAGCCGCGAGCGCGTGCGCGCGTCCCTGGCTGCGCTGGGGCTGGCGCTGCCGCCGCGACGCATCACCATCAACCTCTCGCCCGCCGACCTCGCCAAGGAGGGCAGCCACTACGACCTGCCGATCGCGCTGGCGCTGATGACGGCGATCGGCGTGCTGCCGGCCGACGCGCTGGAAGGCTACGTGGTGCTGGGCGAGCTCGCGCTCGATGGTGCGATCACCCGGGTCGCCGGCGTGCTGCCCACCGCCGTGCACGCCGCCGCCGATGGCCGCGGCGTGATCTGCCCCGCCGCCTGCGGCGGCGAGGCGGCGTGGGGCGGCTTCGACCATGTCGATGCCGCCAACGAGGACGACGAGGCGGCCGCCCGGCGCGCCTCGCGCTGCGGCGAGGTGCTGGCGGCGCCCAGCCTGCTGGCGCTGGTCAACCACCTCAAGGGCGCGCAGGTGCTGTCACCGCCCTCGGCCAGCCTGCGCGGCGAGGAGGCGCGCTATCCCGACCTCGCCGACATCAAGGGCCAGGAGACCGCCAAACGCGCGCTCGAGGTCGCGGCCGCCGGCGGCCACAACCTGCTGATGATCGGCCCGCCCGGCGCCGGCAAGTCGATGCTGGCGGCGCGCCTGCCCGGCCTGCTGCCGCCGCTGGAGCCGGACGAGGCGCTGGAGGTGTCGATGATCGCCTCGCTCGCCGGCGAGCTGGGCGATGGGCGCCTCACCCGCCGCCGCCCGTTCCGCGACCCGCACCATTCCGCCACCCTGCAGGCGCTGGTCGGCGGCGGCCTGCGTGCGCGGCCCGGGGAAGCATCGCTGGCGCACAACGGCGTCCTCTTCCTCGACGAGCTGCCGGAGTTCGCGCGCAGTGCCCTGGAGGCGCTGCGCCAGCCAATGGAGAGCGGCCGCATCAGCGTCGCCCGCGCCAACGCGCATGTAACATTCCCAGCAAGGTTCCAGCTCGTGGCCGCCATGAACCCCTGCCGCTGCGGCGACATGGACGAGCCCAGCCGTGCCTGCGGCCGCGCCCCACGCTGCGGCGCCGACTACCAGGGCCGCATCTCCGGCCCGCTCTACGACCGCATCGACCTGGTGATCGAGGTGCCGCCGGTGTCGCCGGCCGATCTCACCTTGCCGCCACCGGCGGAGTCCTCGGCCGACGTCGCCGCGCGCGTCGCCGCCGCCCGCGCCATCCAGCGCGAACGCCTGGCCGGCTCAGCGCGCTGCAATGCCGAGATCGACGGCGAAGCCCTGGCCCAGGTCGCCACGCCCGACGCCGATGGCCGCGCCCTGCTCTCGACCGCCGTCGAACGCCTCAAGCTTTCGGCGCGCGGTTATCACCGCGTGCTGCGCGTGGCACGTACCCTGGCCGATCTCGACGGCTGCGACGCGGTGCGGCGTCTGCATGTCGCCGAAGCACTGTCATGGCGCCGCCCACAACCGCGCGCGGCGCTGGCGGCCTGA
- a CDS encoding GFA family protein produces the protein MSETFEGGCLCGAVRFVASGAPKYQFWCHCQSCRRHTGAPVSAYLAFEHTAYRLTKGEITKFASSPRTTRGFCRTCGSTLMCESASRPAEAHFHVGGFDRAEQFRAPTRHVFRDEQLPWLHLAEEVQAASA, from the coding sequence ATGAGCGAGACATTTGAAGGTGGCTGCCTGTGCGGCGCCGTTCGCTTCGTGGCATCCGGCGCGCCGAAGTACCAGTTCTGGTGCCATTGCCAGAGCTGCCGCCGCCACACCGGCGCACCGGTTTCCGCATACCTGGCCTTCGAGCACACGGCCTACCGGTTGACCAAAGGCGAGATCACCAAGTTCGCGTCCTCGCCGCGGACGACGCGCGGTTTCTGTCGCACCTGTGGCTCGACACTGATGTGCGAGAGCGCGAGTCGCCCGGCCGAAGCGCACTTCCATGTTGGCGGGTTCGATCGCGCCGAGCAGTTCCGCGCACCAACCCGTCACGTGTTCCGCGACGAACAGCTGCCGTGGCTGCATCTGGCCGAAGAGGTTCAGGCCGCGTCGGCGTGA
- a CDS encoding aspartate/glutamate racemase family protein, whose amino-acid sequence MSRCLGLLGGVGVGAAVHYYEALAGAHAAQARPLPLVMVNADMPTGLRYVQAGDLEGLAQYLAGLIGRMRDAGAELAAIPAVTPHICFDELAPISPLPLIDIVPPLAGSLRAQGVRRAALFGTRFTIESAMFGRLTDVELVTPRADEVTAIHDAYMRTANSGKGAEGDLRLLSEMAHTLIDRDGVKTIIFAGTDLSLLFDPSNTTFPAIDCAQLHIEAILRAQGL is encoded by the coding sequence TTGAGCCGCTGTCTGGGCCTTCTGGGCGGCGTCGGCGTCGGCGCCGCGGTGCACTACTACGAAGCGCTGGCCGGCGCGCACGCCGCCCAGGCCAGGCCGCTGCCGCTGGTCATGGTCAACGCCGACATGCCCACCGGCCTGCGCTACGTGCAGGCCGGCGACCTCGAGGGCCTCGCGCAGTATCTCGCCGGCCTGATCGGCCGCATGCGTGACGCCGGCGCCGAGCTGGCCGCCATCCCCGCCGTCACGCCGCATATCTGCTTCGACGAGCTGGCGCCGATCTCGCCGCTGCCCCTGATCGACATCGTGCCACCGCTGGCGGGCAGCCTGCGCGCGCAGGGCGTGCGCCGTGCCGCGCTGTTCGGCACGCGCTTCACCATCGAGAGCGCGATGTTCGGCCGGCTCACCGATGTCGAGCTCGTCACGCCGCGCGCCGACGAGGTCACCGCCATCCACGACGCCTACATGCGCACGGCCAATTCGGGCAAGGGCGCGGAAGGCGATCTGCGCCTGCTGAGCGAGATGGCGCACACCCTGATCGACCGCGACGGGGTCAAGACGATCATCTTCGCCGGCACCGACCTGTCACTGCTGTTCGACCCGAGCAACACGACCTTCCCGGCGATCGACTGCGCGCAGCTGCACATCGAGGCGATCCTGCGCGCGCAGGGGCTTTAA
- a CDS encoding OmpA family protein, with amino-acid sequence MILWRKDLLAGGVLAVAMSAGAANAQVQTPGPFGSLTGFYGFRGGSNTELFTGGGGIGGVTPGRTLEGILHGGFRFGDFDVAVGLTGGTLSQRSTAFAGTGIATNEARFFAIDLEGGYNAAFGPVGVRPFIGVRYGNWKHTYGVPTSPGAGSPASADINTWGIGPRLGVDGAVRLSEMFSLFAGGSGSVMFGRLNESGFFTGAFAPPNQSVTRTTYNFDGKIGVAIEPIPLLSIAAGYRVEYWGGVTLTSFTTAAAGPGAGRGNRFTHGPFVRVAYNIGAPAASPVPVPPDPVVVDGKAYMVFFDFDRSTITATAATTIKQAAADAKAGRKTRIGVTGHADRSGSDAYNMALSLRRANAVKDQLVREGIPATAISVVGRGESQPLVQTADGVREPQNRRVEIVLQ; translated from the coding sequence ATGATCTTGTGGCGCAAAGACCTGCTGGCAGGCGGGGTGCTGGCGGTTGCGATGAGCGCGGGCGCGGCGAACGCCCAGGTGCAGACGCCGGGACCGTTCGGCTCGCTCACCGGTTTCTATGGCTTCCGCGGCGGCTCGAACACCGAGCTGTTCACCGGCGGCGGCGGTATCGGCGGCGTCACGCCGGGACGCACCCTGGAGGGCATACTGCATGGTGGTTTCCGCTTCGGCGATTTCGACGTCGCCGTGGGCCTGACCGGCGGCACGCTCTCGCAGCGCTCGACCGCGTTCGCCGGCACCGGCATTGCCACAAACGAGGCGCGCTTCTTCGCCATCGACCTCGAGGGCGGCTACAACGCCGCGTTCGGCCCGGTTGGCGTGCGGCCCTTCATCGGCGTGCGCTACGGCAACTGGAAGCACACCTATGGCGTGCCAACCTCGCCGGGTGCCGGCTCGCCCGCCTCGGCGGACATCAACACCTGGGGCATCGGCCCGCGGTTGGGCGTCGATGGCGCTGTGCGTCTGAGCGAGATGTTCAGCCTGTTCGCCGGCGGTTCGGGATCGGTGATGTTCGGCCGGCTCAACGAGTCCGGCTTCTTCACCGGCGCCTTTGCGCCGCCCAACCAGAGCGTGACCCGCACCACGTACAATTTCGACGGCAAGATCGGTGTCGCCATCGAGCCGATCCCGCTGCTCAGCATCGCCGCCGGCTATCGCGTCGAGTACTGGGGCGGCGTGACGCTGACCAGCTTCACGACAGCGGCCGCCGGCCCGGGCGCCGGCCGCGGCAACCGCTTCACGCACGGCCCGTTCGTGCGCGTCGCCTACAATATCGGCGCGCCTGCGGCTTCGCCGGTGCCAGTGCCGCCGGATCCGGTGGTGGTCGACGGCAAGGCCTACATGGTGTTCTTCGATTTCGACCGCTCGACCATCACGGCGACCGCCGCGACGACGATCAAGCAGGCCGCAGCCGACGCCAAGGCAGGACGGAAGACCCGCATCGGCGTCACCGGCCACGCCGATCGCTCGGGCTCCGATGCCTACAACATGGCCTTGTCGCTGCGCCGCGCCAATGCAGTCAAGGATCAACTGGTCCGCGAGGGCATCCCGGCCACGGCAATCTCGGTCGTCGGCCGTGGCGAGAGCCAGCCGCTGGTGCAGACCGCCGATGGCGTGCGCGAGCCGCAGAACCGTCGCGTCGAAATCGTGCTGCAGTAA
- a CDS encoding amino acid synthesis family protein — MPFIRKTLVSIETIHATMGESLPRPIRRVLGLAVIANPFAGRYVADLSPLFQAGRDTGERLMPELVAALGGPAVSYGKAALVGVDGEMEHGGACIHPMLGKPMRAAIGGGQAVIPSNVKVGAPGAILDIPLGHKDDVWSFDHFDTITAMLADAPRADEIVVALALADGGRANPRCGSGPIR, encoded by the coding sequence ATGCCGTTCATCCGCAAGACGCTCGTCAGCATCGAGACCATCCACGCCACCATGGGTGAGAGCCTGCCCAGGCCGATCCGTCGTGTGCTGGGCCTGGCGGTGATCGCCAATCCCTTCGCCGGCCGCTACGTCGCCGATCTTTCGCCCTTGTTCCAGGCCGGCCGCGACACAGGCGAGCGGCTGATGCCCGAACTGGTCGCGGCGCTCGGCGGACCGGCCGTGTCCTATGGCAAGGCGGCGCTGGTCGGCGTCGATGGCGAGATGGAGCATGGCGGCGCCTGCATCCATCCCATGCTGGGCAAGCCGATGCGCGCGGCGATCGGCGGCGGCCAGGCGGTGATCCCTTCGAATGTGAAGGTGGGCGCGCCGGGCGCGATCCTCGACATCCCGCTGGGACACAAGGACGACGTCTGGTCATTCGACCATTTCGACACCATCACCGCGATGCTCGCCGATGCGCCGCGTGCCGACGAGATTGTCGTCGCCCTCGCGCTGGCCGACGGTGGACGCGCAAACCCGCGCTGCGGCTCCGGTCCGATTCGCTGA
- the tcuA gene encoding FAD-dependent tricarballylate dehydrogenase TcuA: protein MVDFSKRYDVLVIGGGNAALCAAIAARREGASVLVLEKADQFWRGGNTRHTRNMRCAHDAATDTLSGPYSEDEFWDDLLRVTGGQTDEALARHMIHESKDVLEWMPQQGVRFQPSLGGTLSLGRTNSFFLGGGRAMLNALYRTAETLGVAIAYEAEVTDLDIQDGMFLSAAVKHGGATHVVRAGTMVAAAGGFESNIEWLKQYWGDAADNFLIRGTSNNRGTILKLLLDKGVQEVGDPTQCHAVAIDARAPKYDGGIITRLDCVVFGIVVNKHAQRFYDEGEDVWPKRYAIWGRLVAGQPDQIAWIVFDAPSLTLFMPSLYPAIEAPSIRALAQRLGLDADALDRTVTDFNEAVRPGTFDHTILDDCRTEGLTPPKTHWARRIETAPFYAYPVRPGITFTYLGTRVNKQARMLMKDGTPSANMFAAGEIMAGNVLGRGYAAGIGMTIGSVFGRIAGREAAAYARN, encoded by the coding sequence ATGGTCGATTTTTCAAAGCGGTACGATGTGCTGGTGATCGGCGGCGGCAACGCCGCCCTGTGCGCCGCCATCGCCGCGCGGCGCGAGGGCGCCTCGGTCCTGGTGCTGGAGAAGGCCGACCAGTTCTGGCGCGGCGGCAACACGCGTCACACCCGCAACATGCGCTGCGCCCACGATGCGGCCACCGACACCCTGAGCGGTCCCTACAGCGAGGACGAGTTCTGGGACGATCTGCTGCGCGTCACGGGTGGTCAAACGGACGAGGCGCTGGCCCGGCACATGATCCACGAGTCCAAGGACGTGCTGGAATGGATGCCGCAGCAGGGCGTGCGCTTCCAGCCGTCGCTGGGCGGAACGCTGAGCCTGGGGCGCACCAACTCGTTCTTCCTCGGCGGCGGCCGCGCCATGCTCAACGCGCTCTACCGCACCGCCGAGACGCTCGGCGTGGCGATCGCCTACGAGGCGGAGGTCACCGATCTCGACATCCAGGACGGCATGTTCCTGTCGGCGGCGGTGAAGCACGGCGGTGCGACCCATGTCGTGCGTGCCGGCACGATGGTCGCGGCGGCCGGCGGCTTCGAATCGAACATCGAGTGGCTGAAGCAATACTGGGGCGACGCGGCGGACAATTTCCTGATCCGCGGCACCTCGAACAATCGCGGCACGATCCTCAAGCTGCTGCTCGACAAGGGCGTGCAGGAGGTCGGCGATCCGACGCAGTGCCACGCCGTGGCGATCGACGCGCGCGCGCCGAAGTACGATGGCGGCATCATCACGCGGCTCGACTGCGTGGTCTTCGGCATCGTCGTCAACAAGCACGCCCAGCGCTTCTATGACGAGGGCGAGGATGTCTGGCCCAAGCGCTACGCCATCTGGGGCCGGCTGGTGGCGGGCCAGCCCGACCAGATCGCCTGGATCGTCTTCGACGCTCCGTCGCTCACCCTGTTCATGCCCTCGCTCTATCCGGCGATCGAGGCGCCCTCGATCCGCGCGCTGGCGCAGAGGCTCGGGCTCGATGCCGACGCGCTGGACAGGACCGTGACCGATTTCAACGAAGCGGTGCGTCCCGGAACCTTCGATCACACCATCCTCGACGATTGCCGCACCGAGGGGCTGACGCCGCCCAAGACGCATTGGGCGCGGCGCATCGAGACGGCGCCGTTCTATGCCTATCCGGTGCGGCCGGGCATCACCTTCACCTATCTCGGCACGCGCGTGAACAAGCAGGCGCGCATGCTGATGAAGGACGGCACGCCCTCGGCCAACATGTTCGCGGCGGGCGAGATCATGGCCGGCAACGTGCTGGGCCGCGGCTACGCGGCGGGTATCGGCATGACCATCGGCAGCGTCTTCGGCCGCATCGCCGGACGGGAGGCGGCGGCCTATGCACGCAACTAA
- a CDS encoding nuclear transport factor 2 family protein, which translates to MDGAPTSHVTMEQLRAVGAAFARRDVDAIVAAFAPDGEFRNARGPDYWGQSFKGHAAIRSYFEPLFANVSDVQWKHTSEFIHGDRAVTEWHRTATLKSGERQSWLGCDLYTFRNGLIVMKDTYIKVVG; encoded by the coding sequence ATGGATGGTGCCCCGACATCCCATGTCACCATGGAGCAGCTGCGCGCGGTGGGCGCGGCCTTCGCGAGGCGCGACGTCGATGCCATTGTCGCCGCCTTCGCCCCCGACGGCGAATTCCGCAACGCCAGGGGACCGGACTATTGGGGCCAGAGCTTCAAGGGGCACGCCGCGATCCGCAGCTACTTCGAGCCGCTGTTCGCCAATGTCAGCGACGTGCAGTGGAAGCACACCAGCGAGTTCATCCACGGCGACCGCGCCGTCACGGAGTGGCACCGCACCGCGACGTTGAAAAGTGGCGAGAGGCAGTCCTGGCTGGGCTGCGACCTCTACACCTTCCGCAACGGCCTGATCGTGATGAAGGATACCTATATCAAGGTCGTGGGTTAG
- a CDS encoding type II toxin-antitoxin system VapC family toxin has protein sequence MVLVDTNVLLDLVTDDPDWAEWSLARLEEAALAGPVLINDIVYAETSIRYDRIEDLDAMLSQAMIEIAATPRSALFLAGKAFQRYRAAGGTRTGVLPDFFIGAHAAVEGWPLLTRDAGRYRSYFPKIVLIAPAA, from the coding sequence GTGGTCCTGGTCGATACCAATGTTCTGCTCGATCTCGTGACCGACGATCCCGATTGGGCGGAGTGGTCGCTGGCCCGTCTCGAGGAGGCCGCTTTGGCGGGCCCGGTCCTGATCAACGACATCGTCTACGCCGAGACCTCGATCCGCTACGATCGGATCGAGGACCTCGACGCGATGCTTTCCCAGGCGATGATCGAGATCGCGGCGACGCCGCGTTCCGCGTTGTTCCTCGCGGGCAAGGCCTTTCAGCGCTACCGCGCGGCTGGCGGCACGCGAACTGGAGTCTTGCCCGACTTCTTCATTGGCGCCCACGCGGCGGTCGAAGGCTGGCCGCTACTCACGCGAGACGCTGGCCGCTATCGCAGCTATTTTCCGAAGATCGTCCTGATCGCTCCTGCCGCTTGA
- a CDS encoding aromatic ring-hydroxylating dioxygenase subunit alpha encodes MFIRNTWYVAGWSGEVPADGFLARTILNTPLALWRDAQGQVVAFEDMCCHRGAPLSRGRREGDCVRCMYHGLLFDRAGKCIEVPSQDLVPANARVRTFPIVEKYQWIWIWMGDVEKADPALIPDTHWLDDPAWRSIKGGYTHYDTNYLLICDNLLDLAHLPYVHPTTLGGSEDYAKSPVKVERIERGVRVTRWALDIAPPPFIQKVKSFPGNVDRWNIYDFVVPGIFLMDSGMAPVGTGAPEGSRIGAACFHSCQALTPESETATHYFYGQPHNFALDRPEVTQSVHDSVVEAFQEDRAMITAQARNLEKRPDFRMVPIRADQALSQYRWIVERMLQAEANPSPARATVSSAAS; translated from the coding sequence ATGTTCATCCGCAACACGTGGTACGTCGCGGGCTGGTCGGGCGAAGTGCCGGCCGACGGCTTCCTGGCGCGCACCATCCTCAACACGCCGCTGGCGCTGTGGCGCGACGCGCAGGGACAGGTCGTGGCCTTCGAGGACATGTGCTGCCATCGCGGCGCGCCCTTGTCGCGCGGACGCCGTGAAGGCGACTGCGTGCGCTGCATGTATCACGGCCTGCTGTTCGACCGCGCCGGCAAGTGCATCGAGGTGCCGTCACAGGATCTCGTGCCGGCCAATGCGCGCGTGCGCACCTTTCCGATTGTCGAGAAGTATCAGTGGATCTGGATCTGGATGGGCGATGTCGAGAAGGCCGACCCGGCGCTGATCCCCGACACGCACTGGCTCGACGATCCGGCGTGGCGCAGCATCAAGGGCGGCTATACCCACTACGACACCAACTACCTGCTGATCTGCGACAACCTGCTCGATCTGGCGCACCTGCCCTACGTGCATCCGACGACCCTGGGCGGCTCGGAGGACTATGCGAAGAGCCCGGTCAAGGTCGAGCGCATCGAGCGCGGCGTGCGGGTCACGCGCTGGGCGCTCGACATCGCGCCGCCGCCCTTCATCCAGAAGGTCAAATCCTTCCCCGGCAACGTCGATCGCTGGAACATCTACGACTTTGTCGTTCCGGGCATCTTCCTGATGGATTCGGGCATGGCGCCGGTCGGCACCGGCGCGCCCGAGGGCAGCCGGATCGGCGCCGCGTGCTTCCACAGCTGCCAGGCGCTCACCCCGGAGAGTGAGACCGCCACCCATTATTTCTACGGCCAGCCGCACAATTTCGCGCTCGACCGGCCGGAGGTGACGCAGTCGGTGCACGACAGCGTGGTCGAGGCGTTCCAGGAAGACCGCGCGATGATCACCGCCCAGGCGCGCAATCTCGAGAAGCGGCCGGATTTCCGCATGGTGCCGATCCGCGCCGACCAGGCGCTCAGCCAGTACCGCTGGATCGTCGAGCGCATGCTGCAGGCCGAGGCCAACCCGTCGCCGGCGCGCGCGACGGTGTCGAGCGCGGCGTCGTAG
- a CDS encoding AbrB/MazE/SpoVT family DNA-binding domain-containing protein, translated as MGTTVTSKGQVTIPKRVRDLLGIGPGSMIDFERAEDGRIVLVKVQKRARPNRFARLRGHAGKGLSTAEIMAMTRGER; from the coding sequence ATGGGCACAACTGTCACCAGCAAAGGCCAGGTCACGATCCCGAAGCGGGTTCGGGATCTGCTGGGAATCGGACCGGGAAGCATGATCGACTTCGAGCGCGCCGAGGACGGCCGTATCGTTCTGGTCAAGGTCCAGAAGAGGGCCCGTCCGAACCGCTTCGCCCGCCTTCGCGGCCACGCCGGCAAGGGCCTGAGTACGGCGGAGATCATGGCCATGACGCGCGGTGAGCGGTGA
- a CDS encoding GFA family protein gives MPARTGGCLCGAIRYECEGEAQFALQCHCRDCQRGSGAPHVAAVRMPAAGFRFTSGAPRRYTAKSDAGNDITRVFCGDCGTPLYVQVSTRPDIVGVRVCTFDEPGWFRPEANIFVKSAQPWDRLDPAIPAFATYPSGKAYS, from the coding sequence ATGCCTGCGAGAACCGGCGGATGCCTGTGCGGCGCGATCCGCTACGAATGCGAGGGCGAGGCGCAGTTCGCGCTGCAATGCCACTGTCGCGACTGCCAGCGCGGCAGCGGCGCGCCGCACGTCGCGGCCGTGCGAATGCCGGCGGCCGGCTTTCGCTTCACCAGTGGCGCGCCCCGGCGATACACCGCCAAATCCGATGCCGGCAACGACATCACGCGCGTCTTCTGCGGCGACTGCGGCACGCCGCTCTACGTGCAGGTCTCGACGCGCCCCGACATCGTCGGCGTGCGCGTGTGCACATTCGACGAGCCCGGCTGGTTCCGGCCCGAAGCCAACATCTTCGTCAAGAGCGCCCAGCCCTGGGATCGGCTCGATCCCGCCATCCCGGCCTTCGCGACCTATCCCAGCGGCAAGGCATATTCCTGA
- the tcuB gene encoding tricarballylate utilization 4Fe-4S protein TcuB has translation MHATKALDEAERLMTVCNSCRYCEGLCAVFPAMEMRRAFPDGDLNYLANLCHGCGACYYDCQFSPPHEFNVNVPVNLAQVRAESYQAYAWPRALAPLFQRNGLAISLIAAASVALFVAGFIVWNDPSVLFGTHVGPGAFYRLMPHNAMALIFGAAFLYAIVAMIMGMVNFWRSIEHPIGAPGGIAAIWQAIKDAGQLRYLDGGGVGCFNDDDKPVDRRRLYHHLTFYGFMLCFASTCVATLYHYGFGRIAPYPWWDLPPLLGTIGGIGLLIGPAGLLAAKWRRDPEIRDPARYGMEVAFLAMLFLTSLTGLALLILRGTPAMGVLLAVHLGVVFGLFITMPYGKFVHGIYRFLALVRYTRERQAMASGHADAA, from the coding sequence ATGCACGCAACTAAGGCGCTCGACGAAGCCGAACGGCTGATGACGGTCTGCAACTCGTGCCGGTACTGCGAGGGCCTGTGCGCGGTCTTCCCGGCGATGGAGATGCGCCGCGCCTTTCCCGACGGCGATCTTAACTATCTCGCCAATCTCTGCCACGGCTGCGGCGCCTGCTACTACGACTGCCAGTTCTCGCCGCCGCACGAGTTCAACGTCAATGTGCCGGTGAACCTCGCCCAGGTACGCGCCGAGTCCTATCAGGCCTATGCCTGGCCGCGCGCGCTGGCGCCGTTGTTTCAGCGCAACGGGCTCGCCATCAGCCTGATCGCCGCGGCGAGCGTCGCTTTGTTCGTCGCCGGCTTCATTGTCTGGAACGATCCATCGGTGCTGTTCGGCACCCATGTCGGGCCGGGCGCCTTCTATCGCCTGATGCCGCACAACGCGATGGCGCTGATCTTCGGCGCGGCGTTCCTCTACGCCATCGTCGCGATGATCATGGGCATGGTGAATTTCTGGCGCTCGATCGAGCATCCGATCGGGGCACCCGGCGGCATCGCGGCGATCTGGCAGGCGATCAAGGATGCCGGGCAGCTGCGCTATCTCGATGGCGGCGGCGTCGGCTGCTTCAACGACGACGACAAGCCGGTCGATCGCCGACGGCTGTATCACCACCTGACCTTCTACGGCTTCATGCTGTGCTTCGCCTCGACCTGCGTGGCGACGCTGTATCACTACGGCTTCGGCCGCATCGCGCCGTACCCATGGTGGGATCTGCCGCCGCTGCTCGGCACCATCGGCGGCATCGGCCTGCTGATCGGTCCCGCCGGCCTGCTGGCGGCGAAATGGCGGCGCGATCCCGAGATCCGCGATCCGGCGCGCTACGGCATGGAGGTGGCGTTCCTCGCCATGCTCTTCCTCACCAGCCTCACCGGTCTGGCGCTCCTGATCCTGCGCGGCACGCCGGCGATGGGCGTGCTGCTGGCTGTCCATCTCGGCGTGGTGTTCGGCCTGTTCATCACCATGCCCTATGGCAAGTTCGTGCACGGCATCTACCGCTTTCTCGCCCTGGTGCGCTACACCCGCGAGCGGCAGGCGATGGCATCAGGTCACGCCGACGCGGCCTGA
- a CDS encoding winged helix-turn-helix transcriptional regulator produces MPRSRSNPGAAPLVLDLERYVPALLVFLANKLTSGASTLLRRHFGVGTTEWRIMALLAVEPWITANRICKVIGFDKAAVSRSVAVLQDKALVLSRPHASDSRSQELTLSKSGWRLHDRIIRMSLEREERLLSGLKPAEREQLIGLLNRLLAKIPHMNGPIEIPPERGG; encoded by the coding sequence ATGCCTCGGTCCCGTTCCAATCCCGGCGCCGCTCCCCTGGTCCTCGACCTCGAGCGCTACGTGCCGGCGTTGCTGGTGTTCCTCGCCAACAAGCTCACGTCAGGGGCCTCGACCCTGCTGCGTCGGCATTTCGGCGTCGGCACCACCGAATGGCGCATCATGGCGCTGCTGGCGGTCGAGCCGTGGATCACCGCCAACCGCATCTGCAAGGTGATCGGCTTCGACAAGGCGGCGGTCAGCCGCTCGGTGGCGGTGCTGCAGGACAAGGCGCTGGTGCTGAGCCGGCCGCACGCTTCCGACAGCCGCAGCCAGGAGCTCACCCTGTCGAAGAGCGGCTGGCGCCTGCACGACCGTATCATCCGCATGTCCCTGGAACGCGAGGAGCGCCTGCTGTCGGGCCTGAAGCCGGCCGAGCGCGAGCAGCTGATCGGCCTGCTCAACCGCCTGCTCGCCAAGATCCCGCACATGAACGGGCCGATCGAGATTCCGCCCGAACGGGGTGGTTGA